The Primulina huaijiensis isolate GDHJ02 chromosome 17, ASM1229523v2, whole genome shotgun sequence genome window below encodes:
- the LOC140962321 gene encoding kinesin-like protein NACK2: MKMTLGSSVTPSSKIRRMPLCTPGSTKVRVENILVTVRMRPLSSKEQASYDLIAWDITDENTIASKNLYHERHAGSYTFDKVFDPACPTWKVYEEGAKDVALSALSGINATIFAYGQTCSGKTFTMRGVMEHAVKDIYEHIKFTPERDFVLKFSALEIYNETVVDLLNRESGSLRLLDDPERGTFIDKLIEEVVKDAQHLRYLISICEAQRQVGETALNDKSSRSHQIIRMTIESSLREDSESVKSFSASLNLVDLAGSERAAQTNTDGARLKEGSHINRSLLTLTTVIRKLSGGKKSNHIPYRDSKLTRILQTSLGGNARTAIICTMSPALSHVEQSRNTLLFATSAKEVTNTARVNMVVEKKQLVKHLQEEVARLEAEVLNPELSDSSSLRSLLREKEKKILQMEREIHELKRQRDQVQSQLELERSSHKERKASEHQGPSCHVVKRLSYNDDDSLSSKSNSKAKIRKKARKIPTSTGVLVNEIRNLETRQRQLGEEANRALELLHKEVVSQKLGGQDATESIAKMLSEIKVMHAASCTSEVQTKDKVTLREEIARLNSEESDISVLEKKLEKVQKFIEELVTHLPNGEETPDPKTSAKKRKGLPFTLSNTANMPNIIRSPCSARSSTRKSMELETENRAPERNSGVHDAIPRQKCITPTSEETCSISSGGKCSAQKHSSSINVKKMQRMFKKATEDNIQSIKSYVTELKERVAKLQYQKQLLVCQVLELEEANEASSDDTETLVRQSSIPWNVVFEDQKKEIIMLWHVCHVSIIHRTQFYLLFRGDPSDQIYMEVELRRLKWLEQHLDDLGNASPALLGDDPAGSVSSSIKALKQEREYLAKRVSSKLTVEEREILYMKWDIPPEGKQRRRLQLVNKLWTDPLDMQHVKESAEVVAKIVGFCESGQPILREMFELNFVPLSDKKTWMGWNLISNLLHL, translated from the exons ATGAAGATGACATTAGGATCATCAGTGACACCGTCATCCAAGATCAGGAGGATGCCACTATGCACCCCTGGCAGTACAAAAGTCAGGGTGGAGAATATTTTAGTGACCGTTCGAATGCGGCCATTGAGTTCAAAAGAACAAGCCTCTTATGACCTCATTGCATGGGACATTACTGATGAAAATACCATTGCTTCAAAGAATCTATACCACGAGCGGCATGCTGGATCATACACATTTG ATAAAGTTTTTGATCCTGCTTGCCCTACCTGGAAAGTTTATGAAGAAGGTGCTAAGGATGTTGCTTTGTCTGCTCTTAGTGGAATTAATG CGACAATCTTTGCATACGGGCAGACTTGTAGTGGAAAGACTTTCACCATGAGGGGTGTGATGGAACATGCTGTCAAAGACATTTATGAACACATCAAATTT ACTCCAGAGAGGGATTTTGTGCTCAAGTTTTCTgctttagaaatatataatgaaACTGTGGTAGATCTTTTGAACAGAGAGTCTGGATCACTTCGCCTGTTGGATGATCCCGAG AGAGGAACCTTTATAGATAAGTTGATTGAGGAGGTCGTGAAAGATGCTCAACATCTGAGGTATCTAATAAGCATTTGTGAAG CTCAAAGGCAGGTTGGTGAAACTGCTCTAAATGATAAAAGCTCGAGGTCACATCAGATAATTAGGATG ACCATCGAGAGTAGTCTCAGAGAAGACTCAGAGAGTGTGAAATCTTTTTCTGCCAGTTTG AATCTTGTGGATCTAGCTGGTAGTGAACGTGCTGCTCAAACAAATACAGATGGTGCAAGGCTGAAAGAAGGAAGTCATATCAACAGAAGCCTGTTGACATTGACAACTGTCATCAGAAAGCTAAG tggtggaaagaaaagTAACCACATTCCTTACCGAGATTCTAAACTCACGAGGATATTGCAGACTTCACTAGGTGGAAACGCCAGAACAGCAATAATTTGCACAATGAGCCCTGCTTTGAGCCATGTAGAGCAATCAAGAAACACACTTTTATTTGCTACAAGTGCAAAGGAAGTAACAAATACTGCCCGAGTAAACATG GTTGTTGAAAAGAAGCAACTAGTAAAGCATTTGCAAGAAGAAGTTGCCAGACTTGAAGCAGAGGTTTTAAACCCTGAATTGTCTGATTCTTCATCCTTAAGGTCTTTGTTgagggaaaaggaaaagaaaatactGCAG ATGGAGAGAGAGATTCATGAGCTGAAGCGTCAGAGAGACCAGGTTCAATCTCAGCTTGAGTTGGAAAGAAGTTCACACAAAGAGCGAAAG GCATCAGAGCATCAAGGGCCTTCATGTCATGTGGTTAAACGTCTTTCTTATAACGACGATGACTCGCTTTCCAGCAAAAGCAATTCAAAAGCCAAGATtaggaagaaagcaagaaaaatACCGACTTCTACAGGTGTTCTGGTTAACGAAATCAGAAATCTGGAGACGAGGCAAAGACAACTTGGCGAAGAGGCAAATCGTGCACTTGAACTACTTCACAAGGAGGTTGTTTCTCAAAAGCTTGGAGGTCAGGATGCTACTGAATCAATTGCAAAGATGCTGTCAGAAATAAAGGTTATGCATGCAGCAAGTTGCACATCAGAGGTGCAGACAAAAGATAAGGTTACATTGAGAGAAGAGATCGCTCGATTGAACTCCGAAGAAAGCGACATTTCAGTTTTAGAAAAGAAACTTGAAAAAGTTCAGAAATTTATAGAAGAACTAGTTACGCATCTTCCAAATGGTGAGGAGACTCCAGACCCAAAGACTTCTGCAAAAAAGAGAAAAGGGCTCCCTTTTACTTTAAGTAATACAGCCAACATGCCTAATATAATACGATCTCCTTGCTCAGCGAGATCTTCTACACGCAAATCAATGGAACTTGAAACTGAAAACAGAGCCCCTGAGAGGAATAGTGGTGTCCATGATGCAATCCCCAGGCAAAAGTGCATCACCCCTACTAGTGAAGAAACTTGCAGCATCTCATCAGGAGGGAAATGTTCTGCACAAAAGCATTCAAGCTCAATCAATGTGAAGAAAATGCAGAGGATGTTTAAAAAAGCAACTGAGGATAACATTCAAAGCATTAAATCTTATGTTACCGAGCTGAAAGAACGGGTAGCAAAGCTACAGTATCAGAAGCAGCTTCTTGTTTGCCAG GTGTTGGAGTTAGAAGAGGCTAACGAGGCTTCAAGTGATGACACAGAAACATTAGTTCGACAATCATCCATTCCATGGAACGTGGTGTTTGAGGATCAAAAGAAAGAGATTATAATGTTGTGGCATGTCTGTCATGTTTCGATCATACACCGCACtcaattttatttgttatttagaGGAGATCCTTCTGATCAGATATATATGGAAGTCGAACTTCGACGGTTGAAATGGTTGGAGCAACATCTAGATGACCTCGGTAATGCCAGCCCCGCACTCTTAGGTGATGACCCTGCTGGCTCAGTATCATCAAG CATCAAGGCTCTTAAACAAGAAAGAGAGTATCTAGCAAAGAGAGTGAGTTCAAAATTAACCGTGGAAGAAAGAGAGATCTTGTACATGAAATGGGATATTCCACCGGAAGGCAAACAGAGGAGGCGACTGCAGCTTGTTAATAAACTGTGGACCGATCCTCTCGATATGCAACATGTGAAGGAAAGTGCAGAAGTAGTGGCCAAGATTGTTGGTTTCTGCGAATCGGGCCAACCCATTTTGAGGGAAATGTTCGAGCTCAACTTTGTTCCCCTTAGTGACAAGAAGACGTGGATGGGTTGGAATTTGATATCTAATCTTTTGCATCTGTGA